The genomic region CCCGGCCCGATGGCCGACGTGGCCATCAGGAACGCCGCTCCGAGCAGGAGACCCCAATTGCGCGTCATCGTTGCCATGCGCCCCCTTTTGTTGCGTGCATTCCATGTGTGTTGCGATGCTTGCGACGGTGCCCTGCTTCTGTCGTCTGCCGGTTGCTGCCCGTGTCTGCTCGTCCCTCTTTACTTGGCTCCCACCGCCTTCACCGTGATCCCTTCCGCGGTGAGACGCGCGCGAATCGCGCGGGCGAATTCCACCGCGCGCTCACCGTCGCCGTGGAGGCAGACCGTGTCGGCGCGCACGGCAACGTCCGGGCCCTGGAGGGAGCGTACCTTCCCTTCTTTTACCAGGCGGACGACTTGCTCCGCCGCCACTTCGGGGTCGAGGATCAGCGCGCCGGGCGTCCGCCGCGGGGTGAGCGAGCCGTCCGCCTGGTACGTGCGGTCGGCGAAGGCCTCGGCGGCGACGCGCAGGCCGGTGCGCTGTCCGGCGCGGACAAGTTCGCTTCCGGCCAGGCCAAAGAGGATCAGGTCGGGATCGACGCGGTACACCGCCTCGGCGATGGCCTCGGCGAGGGCGCGGTCCTTGGCCGCCATGTTGTAGAGGGCGCCGTGCGGCTTGACGTGCTGGAGGCGTCCGCCTTCCGCCTTCACGAAGGCGGCCAGGGCGCCGACCTGGTAGACCACCAGGTCGTAGGCCTCCTCGGGCGTGACGGCGAGATTCCGCCGCCCGAACCCGACGAGGTCGGGTAGCCCGGGATGCGCCCCCACGGCGACGCCGCGGTCGAGGGCCATCCGCACCGTCCGGCGCATCGTCGACGGGTCGCCGGCGTGAAAGCCGCAGGCGATGTTGGCCGAGGTGATGTAGGGCAGCACGGCCTCGTCGTCGCCGAGGCGCCAGATGCCGAAGCTTTCCCCCATGTCGCAGTTGAGGTCGATGCGCAGCATCGGCATTCCTCCTTTTTGGTACTGCCGGGTTTACGGCGCGCCTTCCGCCAGCCGCCGGAAGATGGCCGCCCGCAGCCGCCGCAAGAGCTGTTCGCGGCGCGCCAGGAGCGCCTGGGCCTCGCCCAGGGACACCTCGCGGAAGCGCACCGTAGCCCCCGGCGGCAT from Calditerricola satsumensis harbors:
- a CDS encoding LamB/YcsF family protein — translated: MLRIDLNCDMGESFGIWRLGDDEAVLPYITSANIACGFHAGDPSTMRRTVRMALDRGVAVGAHPGLPDLVGFGRRNLAVTPEEAYDLVVYQVGALAAFVKAEGGRLQHVKPHGALYNMAAKDRALAEAIAEAVYRVDPDLILFGLAGSELVRAGQRTGLRVAAEAFADRTYQADGSLTPRRTPGALILDPEVAAEQVVRLVKEGKVRSLQGPDVAVRADTVCLHGDGERAVEFARAIRARLTAEGITVKAVGAK